In Frondihabitans sp. PAMC 28766, a genomic segment contains:
- a CDS encoding dienelactone hydrolase family protein, with protein MPTRAPESDLTGWVRSPFTGGGLTYDCFEKGAGPGVVLIPEVPGITTEVLGLADHLVDEGFTVVIPSPFGEPGRPVSAGYALRVVARLCVAAEFRAFATNAHRPITDYLRAVASDLASRTGGSVGVIGMCFTGGFALAAAVDDSVAASVLSQPGVPFPISKAARQDPSVSVAEFDRIAQRANEGAVCAIGLRFSNDSVVPPARFDAIKRKLGDAFEVIQLDSSPGNEWGFAGSAHSVLTHEVREVKGHPALAARERVVAFLRERLAPVAP; from the coding sequence ATGCCGACGAGAGCACCCGAATCCGACCTCACCGGCTGGGTGCGCTCGCCCTTCACCGGAGGCGGGCTGACGTACGACTGCTTCGAGAAGGGGGCCGGCCCCGGCGTCGTGCTGATCCCCGAGGTTCCGGGCATCACGACCGAGGTGTTGGGCCTCGCCGACCACCTCGTCGACGAGGGCTTCACCGTGGTCATCCCGTCGCCGTTCGGCGAGCCCGGGCGGCCCGTCTCTGCCGGCTACGCCCTGCGCGTCGTGGCCCGCCTTTGTGTCGCCGCCGAGTTCCGCGCCTTCGCCACGAACGCCCACCGCCCGATCACCGACTACCTGCGCGCGGTCGCCTCCGACCTCGCATCCCGCACCGGCGGGTCCGTCGGCGTGATCGGCATGTGCTTCACCGGCGGCTTCGCCCTGGCCGCGGCGGTCGACGACTCGGTGGCGGCCTCGGTGCTGAGCCAGCCCGGCGTGCCCTTCCCGATCTCCAAGGCCGCGAGGCAGGATCCGAGCGTCTCGGTCGCCGAATTCGATCGCATCGCCCAGCGCGCGAACGAGGGCGCCGTCTGTGCGATCGGGCTGCGGTTCAGCAACGACTCCGTGGTGCCGCCCGCCCGCTTCGACGCCATCAAGCGGAAGCTCGGCGACGCCTTCGAGGTGATCCAGCTCGACTCGTCGCCGGGCAACGAGTGGGGCTTCGCCGGGTCTGCGCACTCGGTGCTGACACACGAGGTGCGCGAGGTGAAGGGGCACCCGGCTCTGGCCGCGCGCGAGCGGGTGGTCGCCTTCCTCCGCGAGCGGCTGGCACCGGTGGCGCCGTGA
- a CDS encoding SDR family oxidoreductase, with translation MKVADSVAFVTGANRGLGSAFVEALLERGAARVYAGTRPGHPVSDDPRVVTIPLDVTDAALVTAAAERCGDVEILINNAGIMRLDPLIAAETDEAARDEMEVNFFGTLRLCRAFAPVLARNGGGAIVNVLSVASWIAPVASGGYGASKAAAWSLTNAVRLELHEQGTLVTAVHAGFIDTEMVTRVRAPKVSPQDVVAQTLDGIERGEVEILADDESRRVKEALPRDHAELYPPLQAIWDGRRRR, from the coding sequence GTGAAGGTAGCCGACTCGGTCGCCTTCGTCACGGGCGCGAACCGTGGGCTCGGCTCCGCCTTCGTCGAGGCGCTGCTCGAACGGGGCGCGGCCCGGGTCTACGCCGGCACTCGGCCGGGGCACCCGGTGAGCGACGACCCACGCGTGGTGACGATCCCGCTCGACGTCACGGACGCAGCGCTCGTCACGGCTGCGGCCGAACGCTGCGGTGACGTCGAGATCCTGATCAACAACGCTGGCATCATGCGACTCGACCCGCTCATCGCCGCCGAGACCGACGAGGCCGCGCGCGACGAGATGGAGGTGAACTTCTTCGGCACGCTGCGCCTGTGCCGGGCCTTCGCACCGGTGCTGGCCCGGAACGGCGGGGGAGCGATCGTCAACGTGCTCTCGGTCGCGAGCTGGATCGCCCCCGTGGCCAGCGGCGGCTACGGTGCCTCGAAGGCGGCCGCATGGTCGTTGACCAACGCGGTCCGACTCGAGCTGCACGAGCAGGGCACCCTCGTGACGGCCGTGCACGCGGGCTTCATCGACACCGAGATGGTGACTCGGGTCAGGGCCCCGAAGGTCAGCCCGCAGGATGTCGTCGCGCAGACTCTCGACGGGATCGAGCGCGGCGAGGTCGAGATCCTCGCCGACGACGAGAGCCGGCGGGTGAAGGAGGCCCTGCCGCGCGACCACGCCGAGCTGTACCCGCCGCTGCAGGCGATCTGGGACGGCCGGCGGCGGCGCTGA
- a CDS encoding SURF1 family protein, producing the protein MQQWRFVLERKWLQFGAGALVFTIICVIGSAWQWHTFGQVVSALHLQNQNYDQRPVAIGALLPDREAYSADDQFRKVSVSGHYLSSKTFLARDRSYNDNPGFEVLVPLQTASGSVFIVDRGWLATGTTHDYPDSIPAPPSGRVTVTARLAASEPQISGRTDIPGSDEVAVIGLPDLQSKLHLPTYTGAYGQMVSESPAVATRPAAILKPVIDYGPTLFTAIAIALAGLVAVVLYFTLINREFDNRYSDEEDRRWLDERREYRRARRGPADDELEDEILDEADYTSSKPGTRISRGI; encoded by the coding sequence GTGCAGCAGTGGAGATTCGTTCTCGAACGCAAGTGGCTGCAGTTCGGGGCAGGCGCCCTCGTGTTCACGATCATCTGCGTGATCGGGTCGGCTTGGCAGTGGCACACCTTCGGCCAGGTCGTCTCCGCCCTCCACCTGCAGAACCAGAACTACGACCAGAGGCCGGTCGCGATCGGCGCGTTGCTTCCCGACCGCGAGGCGTACTCCGCCGACGACCAGTTCAGAAAGGTCAGTGTCTCGGGGCACTACCTCTCCTCGAAGACCTTCCTCGCACGTGATCGGTCGTACAACGACAACCCCGGGTTCGAGGTGCTCGTGCCTCTGCAGACGGCATCCGGGTCGGTGTTCATCGTCGACCGCGGCTGGCTCGCCACCGGCACGACGCACGACTACCCCGACTCGATCCCGGCCCCTCCATCCGGGCGCGTGACAGTCACGGCGCGTCTCGCCGCGTCCGAGCCGCAGATCTCCGGTCGCACCGACATCCCCGGGTCCGACGAGGTCGCCGTCATCGGCCTGCCCGACCTCCAGAGCAAGCTGCACCTGCCGACCTACACCGGCGCCTACGGCCAGATGGTCTCCGAGAGCCCGGCCGTGGCCACCCGGCCGGCCGCCATTCTGAAGCCCGTCATCGACTACGGCCCGACCCTCTTCACGGCGATCGCGATCGCGCTGGCCGGCCTCGTCGCAGTGGTGCTGTACTTCACGCTGATCAACCGCGAGTTCGACAATCGCTACAGCGACGAGGAGGACCGACGGTGGCTCGACGAGCGCCGGGAGTATCGCAGGGCGCGCCGCGGCCCCGCCGACGACGAGCTCGAAGACGAGATCCTCGACGAGGCCGACTACACGAGCTCGAAACCGGGCACCAGGATCAGCCGCGGCATCTGA